A genomic window from Caldicellulosiruptor kronotskyensis 2002 includes:
- the ilvE gene encoding branched-chain-amino-acid transaminase — MEEKLIYIDGKFYKKSEAKISVFDHGFLYGDGVFEGIRVYNGKIFKCKEHVDRLYQAAKAIYMEIPISKEEMIEALKKTCRVNNIREGYIRLVVSRGVGDLGLSPTKCPKPTIVIIADSIVLYPQEMYEKGMKVITASTRRNSPQCVDPQIKSLNYLNNILAKIEANRAGVPEAIMLTQDGYVTECTGDNIFIVKDGELITPPVYLGALDGITRRTVMALAKDLGIPVYEKVFTLYNLYNADECFFTGTAAEVIAVTEVDGRKIGNGEVGPITKKLMEEFKKLTQIDGVDIYE, encoded by the coding sequence ATGGAAGAAAAACTAATATATATTGATGGAAAGTTTTACAAAAAATCAGAAGCTAAAATTTCAGTGTTTGACCATGGTTTTTTGTATGGCGATGGCGTGTTTGAAGGAATAAGAGTGTATAATGGCAAGATTTTTAAGTGTAAAGAACATGTGGACAGGCTGTATCAGGCTGCAAAAGCAATCTATATGGAAATTCCAATATCAAAAGAAGAGATGATTGAAGCTCTGAAGAAGACTTGCAGGGTAAACAATATCAGGGAAGGATATATCAGACTTGTTGTGTCGCGAGGGGTGGGTGATTTAGGTCTTTCTCCAACAAAGTGTCCAAAACCGACAATTGTAATAATTGCTGATTCAATTGTTTTGTATCCACAGGAAATGTATGAAAAGGGAATGAAGGTAATAACAGCATCCACAAGAAGAAATAGTCCTCAGTGTGTCGACCCGCAAATAAAATCATTAAACTATTTAAATAACATTTTAGCAAAGATAGAAGCGAACAGAGCCGGAGTTCCTGAAGCTATAATGCTAACGCAGGATGGGTATGTGACAGAGTGCACAGGAGACAACATCTTCATTGTCAAGGATGGTGAGCTTATCACACCACCTGTGTATCTTGGAGCTTTGGATGGAATTACAAGAAGAACTGTTATGGCTTTAGCGAAAGATTTGGGAATACCTGTGTATGAAAAGGTATTTACACTCTACAACCTCTACAATGCTGATGAGTGTTTCTTTACAGGAACTGCGGCAGAGGTTATTGCTGTAACTGAAGTTGACGGTAGAAAGATTGGAAATGGTGAGGTTGGACCAATCACCAAAAAGCTCATGGAAGAATTTAAAAAGTTAACACAGATAGATGGTGTTGATATTTACGAATAA
- the ilvD gene encoding dihydroxy-acid dehydratase, protein MRSDTVKKGFEKAPQRSLFKAMGYTDEEIRRPLIAVVNSWNEVVPGHIHLDRIAEAVKAGIRLAGATPMEFNVIGVCDGIAMGHIGMKYSLITRELIADSIEAMVMAHQFDGMVLIPNCDKIVPGMLMAAARVNIPAILISGGPMLAGKVGDKVCDLNSVFEGVGAYSAGKISEEDLYALEENACPGCGSCSGMFTANTMNCLSEVLGLALPGNGTIPAVMAARIRLAKMAGMKIVELVEKDIKPSDILTVEAFENALAVDMALGGSTNTILHLPAIANEVGIKLNLDIINAISDRTPNLCKLSPAGQHHIEDLYFAGGVQAVMNELSKKGLLHLNLMTVTGKTVGENIKDANVKNYNVIRPIDNPYSETGGLVIVRGNLAPDGAVVKKSAVPPKLMKHRGPARVFESGEEVFEAILKGKIQKGDVIVIRYEGPKGGPGMREMLSPTSALAGVGLIEDVALITDGRFSGATRGACFGHVSPEAAERGPIAAVQDGDMISIDIENKTLTLEVPEEEIKRRLEILPPFEPKVKKGYLYRYSKLVRSASTGAILE, encoded by the coding sequence ATGAGAAGTGATACTGTCAAGAAAGGGTTTGAAAAGGCTCCTCAGCGTTCGCTTTTCAAAGCAATGGGATACACTGATGAAGAGATAAGAAGACCACTTATTGCAGTTGTGAATTCATGGAATGAAGTTGTACCTGGACACATTCATCTTGACAGAATTGCAGAGGCAGTGAAAGCTGGTATCAGGCTTGCTGGTGCAACTCCAATGGAGTTTAATGTCATAGGTGTATGTGATGGTATTGCTATGGGTCACATTGGCATGAAGTATTCGCTCATCACAAGAGAGCTCATTGCAGATTCAATCGAGGCAATGGTAATGGCTCATCAGTTTGATGGCATGGTCTTGATTCCAAACTGTGACAAAATAGTCCCTGGAATGCTAATGGCAGCAGCAAGAGTAAACATCCCTGCCATTTTAATAAGTGGTGGACCTATGCTTGCGGGTAAAGTTGGTGATAAGGTATGTGACCTTAACTCTGTATTTGAAGGTGTGGGTGCATACTCTGCAGGCAAGATTTCTGAAGAAGATTTATATGCCTTAGAAGAAAATGCATGTCCTGGATGTGGCTCATGTTCTGGAATGTTTACAGCAAACACCATGAACTGTTTGAGCGAGGTTTTGGGGCTTGCTCTTCCTGGAAATGGAACAATTCCGGCTGTAATGGCAGCACGCATTCGTCTTGCTAAAATGGCAGGTATGAAGATTGTTGAGCTTGTTGAAAAGGACATAAAACCGTCTGATATTTTGACAGTTGAAGCATTTGAAAATGCCTTAGCAGTTGACATGGCGCTTGGTGGGTCAACAAACACTATCTTGCATCTTCCTGCTATTGCAAATGAAGTTGGAATAAAGTTAAATCTTGATATAATAAACGCTATAAGTGATAGAACACCAAATCTTTGTAAGCTCTCACCGGCAGGACAACATCATATTGAGGACCTTTACTTTGCAGGCGGCGTTCAGGCTGTTATGAATGAGCTTTCTAAAAAAGGTTTGCTTCATTTAAATCTTATGACAGTTACAGGCAAAACAGTTGGTGAGAATATTAAAGATGCAAATGTTAAGAATTACAATGTCATAAGACCAATTGACAATCCATATTCTGAAACAGGCGGGCTTGTGATTGTGAGGGGTAACCTTGCACCAGATGGTGCTGTTGTCAAAAAAAGTGCTGTGCCACCAAAGCTAATGAAGCACAGAGGACCTGCGCGTGTGTTTGAAAGCGGTGAAGAGGTATTTGAGGCAATCTTGAAAGGGAAAATCCAAAAAGGAGATGTTATTGTTATAAGGTATGAAGGGCCAAAAGGCGGACCTGGTATGAGAGAGATGCTTTCTCCTACATCAGCACTGGCAGGAGTTGGGCTTATTGAAGATGTTGCACTGATTACAGATGGAAGGTTTTCAGGTGCAACAAGGGGTGCATGTTTTGGTCATGTATCGCCGGAGGCAGCAGAAAGAGGACCAATTGCAGCAGTTCAGGATGGAGATATGATTTCAATTGACATAGAAAACAAGACTCTTACGTTAGAAGTACCAGAAGAAGAAATCAAAAGAAGACTTGAAATCTTACCACCGTTTGAGCCAAAGGTGAAAAAAGGGTATCTTTACAGATACTCAAAGCTTGTCAGGTCTGCGTCAACAGGTGCTATACTTGAGTAA